From one Bordetella genomosp. 9 genomic stretch:
- the msrB gene encoding peptide-methionine (R)-S-oxide reductase MsrB — protein MPSYIKDPDAIARLTPEQYRVTQESATERPGTGEYLDNKEPGIYVDIVSGEPLFASSDKYESGCGWPSFTKPIEPANINELRDSSHGMIRTEVRSTHGDSHLGHVFPDGPRDRGGLRYCINSASLRFIPRDQMEAEGYGAYLDQVEDI, from the coding sequence ATGCCCAGTTACATCAAGGATCCGGACGCCATCGCGCGGCTCACGCCCGAGCAATATCGGGTCACCCAGGAAAGCGCCACCGAGCGCCCGGGCACCGGTGAATACCTGGACAACAAGGAACCGGGCATCTACGTGGACATCGTGTCCGGAGAACCGCTCTTCGCGTCTTCCGACAAATACGAATCGGGTTGCGGCTGGCCCAGTTTCACCAAGCCCATCGAACCGGCCAATATCAACGAACTGCGCGACAGCTCGCACGGCATGATCCGCACGGAAGTACGTTCCACCCATGGCGACAGCCACCTGGGCCACGTGTTTCCCGACGGCCCGCGCGATCGCGGCGGCCTGCGCTATTGCATCAATTCGGCGTCGCTGCGTTTCATTCCCCGCGACCAGATGGAAGCGGAAGGCTACGGCGCCTATCTCGATCAAGTGGAGGACATCTGA
- the msrA gene encoding peptide-methionine (S)-S-oxide reductase MsrA → MNHERAVLAGGCFWGMQDLIRRFDGVISTRVGYTGGDVPNATYRNHGTHAEAIEIIFDPARTSYRQLLEFFFQIHDPTTRNRQGNDVGTSYRSAIYYTSPEQKREAEDTIADVDASGLWPGKVVTEVAEAGPFWEAEPEHQDYLERIPNGYTCHFVRPNWKLPRRAQTAGAN, encoded by the coding sequence ATGAACCACGAACGCGCTGTACTCGCCGGAGGTTGCTTCTGGGGGATGCAGGACCTCATACGCCGCTTCGACGGCGTGATCTCCACCCGCGTGGGCTACACGGGCGGCGACGTCCCCAATGCGACTTACCGCAACCACGGCACGCATGCCGAAGCCATCGAAATCATTTTCGATCCCGCCAGGACCAGCTATCGGCAGTTGCTGGAATTCTTCTTCCAGATCCACGATCCCACCACGCGCAATCGCCAGGGCAACGATGTCGGCACCAGCTACCGGTCGGCGATCTACTACACCAGCCCCGAACAGAAGCGCGAGGCCGAAGACACCATCGCCGACGTCGATGCGTCCGGCCTGTGGCCAGGCAAGGTGGTCACGGAAGTCGCGGAAGCCGGGCCGTTCTGGGAAGCCGAACCGGAACACCAGGACTACCTGGAGCGTATTCCCAACGGCTACACCTGCCATTTCGTGCGTCCCAACTGGAAGCTGCCCCGGCGCGCGCAGACCGCTGGCGCGAACTGA
- a CDS encoding MFS transporter — translation MSTETVRLPVARPLLLLTGLLLIACVLRAPVTGVAPMLDMIQATYGLTRAQAGLLTTLPLVAFGVISPFAASLARAHGMERALFGALLVIVGGVIVRWFGPLWALYAGTAIIGVGIAVANVLLPGLVKRDFPARVPTVTGICALMMGGVAAGASALAVPLSHAFGWQSALGMVIVLPLIALAIWSTQLGAHTAPARGTAAVPRGASVWRSPIAWQVTLYMGINSLLYYMLVAWLPGMLIEQGYSEAQAGSVHGLMQLACALPGLVLGALVARMHNQKAIAIAAALAMAVGLLGFIYAPGGSTVWAILFGAGSGSAIILSLMFMSLRVVNAHQAASLSGMAQGVGYLLAATGPTLAGRAHDVAGSWDVVMAGGVVLSIVMAVFGGLAGRSRQMPAGAAPA, via the coding sequence ATGTCTACAGAAACGGTACGCCTTCCCGTCGCAAGGCCGCTTTTGCTGCTCACCGGCCTGCTGCTGATCGCCTGCGTGCTGCGCGCGCCGGTCACCGGCGTCGCGCCCATGCTGGATATGATCCAGGCCACATACGGATTGACGCGCGCCCAGGCCGGCCTGCTCACCACGCTGCCCTTGGTGGCGTTCGGCGTGATCTCGCCCTTCGCCGCATCGCTCGCGCGCGCCCATGGCATGGAGCGGGCGCTGTTCGGCGCGCTGCTGGTCATCGTGGGCGGTGTGATCGTCCGTTGGTTCGGCCCCTTGTGGGCGCTTTATGCCGGCACGGCGATCATCGGCGTCGGGATCGCGGTGGCCAACGTACTGCTCCCTGGCCTCGTCAAGCGCGATTTTCCTGCCCGCGTGCCCACCGTGACAGGCATATGCGCGCTGATGATGGGCGGCGTCGCCGCCGGGGCATCGGCATTGGCGGTGCCGCTGAGCCATGCCTTCGGCTGGCAGTCCGCGCTGGGCATGGTCATCGTCCTGCCGCTGATCGCGCTTGCCATCTGGAGCACGCAGCTGGGCGCGCATACCGCGCCGGCGCGCGGGACCGCGGCCGTTCCGCGTGGCGCAAGCGTGTGGCGCTCGCCCATCGCCTGGCAGGTCACGCTGTACATGGGGATCAACTCGCTGCTGTATTACATGCTGGTGGCCTGGCTGCCCGGCATGCTGATCGAGCAAGGCTACAGCGAGGCGCAGGCCGGGTCGGTGCACGGCCTGATGCAGCTGGCCTGCGCGCTGCCCGGCCTGGTGCTGGGGGCGCTGGTGGCCCGCATGCACAACCAGAAGGCGATTGCGATAGCGGCGGCGCTGGCCATGGCCGTCGGCCTGCTCGGCTTCATCTACGCGCCGGGCGGGTCCACGGTCTGGGCCATCCTGTTCGGCGCCGGTTCCGGCAGCGCGATCATCCTGTCGCTGATGTTCATGAGCCTGCGTGTCGTCAACGCGCACCAGGCGGCATCGCTGTCCGGCATGGCGCAAGGCGTGGGCTATCTGCTGGCGGCGACGGGTCCGACGCTGGCCGGGCGCGCGCACGACGTGGCCGGCAGCTGGGATGTGGTGATGGCGGGCGGTGTCGTGCTGTCCATCGTCATGGCCGTGTTCGGCGGGCTGGCGGGCCGGTCGCGGCAGATGCCTGCCGGCGCCGCGCCCGCCTGA
- a CDS encoding AraC family transcriptional regulator, whose translation MLLDDLLIDFCLDGAGPVAGMRLQAADHGSEIPVHHHRQGQLILTMAGGVTCEVAGGVWMVPPRYAVWVPGMMPHSIRATPNARICYLYVQPGAAPMPVECCTLAISPLVRALILDVADQPRDYPAESRTGRKAALLLEELAVMPVERLHLPVSDEPRMRRIATMLADNPADRRTLAEWAHLVAMSERSLARLARQETGMTFGRWRQQLHLIVAMRQLAAGQSVQRVAEELGYESVTAFITMFKKSVGKPPAKYFASIG comes from the coding sequence ATGCTCCTGGACGACCTGCTGATCGATTTCTGCCTGGATGGCGCCGGACCGGTCGCCGGCATGCGGCTGCAAGCCGCGGATCACGGCAGTGAAATCCCGGTCCACCACCACCGGCAGGGCCAGCTGATCCTGACGATGGCAGGCGGCGTGACCTGCGAAGTCGCCGGTGGCGTCTGGATGGTCCCCCCACGCTACGCGGTCTGGGTGCCAGGCATGATGCCGCACAGCATCCGCGCGACGCCGAACGCGCGTATCTGCTACCTGTACGTCCAACCCGGCGCGGCCCCGATGCCCGTCGAATGCTGCACGCTGGCGATTTCCCCGCTGGTGCGCGCCTTGATCCTGGACGTGGCGGACCAGCCGCGGGACTATCCCGCCGAAAGCCGCACCGGCCGCAAGGCGGCCCTGCTGCTGGAAGAACTGGCGGTCATGCCGGTGGAACGCCTGCACCTGCCCGTCTCCGACGAACCTCGCATGCGCCGCATCGCCACGATGCTGGCCGACAACCCCGCGGACCGCCGCACCCTGGCGGAATGGGCCCACCTGGTCGCCATGAGCGAACGATCGCTGGCAAGGCTGGCGCGCCAGGAAACCGGCATGACGTTCGGCCGCTGGCGCCAGCAGCTGCACCTGATCGTCGCGATGCGGCAACTGGCAGCCGGCCAGTCCGTCCAGCGCGTGGCCGAAGAACTGGGCTACGAGTCGGTGACCGCCTTCATCACCATGTTCAAGAAATCGGTGGGCAAGCCGCCGGCGAAATATTTCGCGTCCATAGGCTGA
- a CDS encoding FAD-dependent monooxygenase translates to MPGSTARFPRILIAGAGLGGLTAALALLRRGFNVRVLEQAAELRELGAGIQLSANANRALFQLGLGDALGRVASTASGKRIRLWNSGQTWPLFDLGAESIGRYGYPYLTLYRADLHAVLVDAVRALDPAAIELNARVLSARQGAGAGEDEDEGQNTGKDGGAITVILADGGTRRGDVLIGADGVHSRIRAELFGADDATFSGTLAWRGVIPATRLPAHLREPYAVNWVGPGAHVIHYPLRRGELVNFVGILERDDWQVESWTQKGSIDECLRDFAGWHEDVHTLIRALDQPYKWALMLREPLPVWSQGRITLLGDACHPTLPMLASGAAMAIEDGYILARCLAELPGDPADALARYEALRKARTTRVVRGSAENARRFHNPALAHAEGAAAYVEREWNEDRVRERYEWLFTYDVDAVPLSLAGPR, encoded by the coding sequence ATGCCAGGCAGTACCGCCCGTTTCCCACGGATCCTGATCGCCGGCGCCGGCCTTGGCGGCCTGACCGCGGCCCTCGCGCTGTTGCGCCGCGGTTTCAACGTCAGGGTGCTGGAACAGGCGGCGGAATTGCGCGAACTGGGCGCGGGCATCCAGCTCAGCGCCAACGCCAACCGCGCGCTGTTCCAGCTGGGCCTGGGCGACGCCCTGGGACGCGTGGCCAGCACGGCCTCGGGCAAGCGCATACGCCTGTGGAATAGCGGACAGACCTGGCCCCTGTTCGACCTGGGGGCCGAATCCATCGGCCGCTATGGCTACCCTTACCTGACGCTGTACCGTGCCGATCTGCATGCGGTGCTGGTCGACGCCGTACGGGCGCTGGATCCGGCAGCCATCGAATTGAACGCCCGCGTCCTGTCCGCGCGCCAGGGCGCAGGCGCGGGCGAAGACGAGGACGAGGGCCAAAACACGGGTAAGGACGGGGGCGCGATCACGGTCATCCTGGCCGACGGCGGTACGCGGCGCGGCGACGTCCTGATCGGCGCCGACGGCGTGCATTCGCGCATCCGCGCCGAGCTGTTCGGCGCCGACGACGCCACGTTTTCCGGCACCCTGGCGTGGCGCGGGGTGATCCCCGCGACGCGCCTGCCGGCGCATCTGCGTGAACCCTATGCGGTCAACTGGGTAGGGCCCGGCGCCCACGTCATCCACTACCCGCTGCGGCGCGGCGAGCTGGTCAACTTCGTGGGCATCCTGGAACGCGACGACTGGCAGGTGGAATCCTGGACGCAGAAAGGCTCTATCGACGAATGCCTGCGCGATTTCGCCGGTTGGCATGAGGACGTGCACACGCTGATCCGCGCACTGGACCAGCCCTACAAATGGGCGCTCATGCTGCGCGAACCGCTGCCGGTATGGAGCCAGGGGCGCATCACACTGCTGGGCGACGCCTGCCATCCCACGCTGCCCATGCTGGCGTCGGGCGCGGCCATGGCAATCGAAGATGGCTACATCCTGGCGCGCTGCCTGGCGGAGCTGCCGGGCGATCCCGCCGACGCGCTGGCGCGTTACGAAGCGCTGCGCAAGGCGCGTACGACACGCGTGGTGCGAGGGTCCGCGGAAAACGCGCGCCGCTTCCACAATCCCGCCCTGGCCCACGCCGAAGGCGCGGCGGCGTATGTCGAACGCGAATGGAACGAGGACCGCGTGCGCGAACGCTACGAGTGGCTTTTCACCTATGACGTCGACGCGGTGCCGCTCAGCCTCGCCGGCCCCAGATGA
- a CDS encoding YbfB/YjiJ family MFS transporter → MGKAMAAISTTEPRAASARWATLAGFCASLVGIGLARFAYTPLLPAIIAAHWFDASVAAYLGAANLAGYLAGALLARPIAARLPIALTLRAMMALATIAFFACAYPLSFSWFFAWRFLSGVAGGALMVLAAPTVLPLVPAARRGLAGGVIFMGVGVGVAASGTLVPLLLRDSLQETWLGLGVLSLVATAVAWQGWPSGATAPAEARHHVRQHRAPRVVSLRALYVEYALNAAGWVPHMIFLVDFVARGLGEGLQVGAQYWVLFGIGATVGPVLAGALADRIGFGRALRLAFTLQALGVAIPALGLGDGWLMASSIIVGAFVTGTVPLVLGRVHELLAHHPAHRDPAWRTATVSFALFQAVAAYALSYVFNQSGGNYILLFVIGTAFMVLALAIDLIWGRRG, encoded by the coding sequence ATGGGCAAAGCGATGGCCGCTATCTCCACCACCGAACCGCGCGCCGCCAGCGCGCGATGGGCGACGCTGGCCGGCTTCTGCGCCAGCCTGGTCGGCATCGGATTGGCACGTTTTGCCTACACCCCCTTGCTGCCCGCGATCATCGCCGCGCATTGGTTCGACGCCTCGGTCGCCGCCTATCTGGGCGCGGCCAACCTGGCGGGCTATCTGGCGGGTGCGCTGCTGGCGCGGCCCATCGCCGCGCGCTTGCCGATCGCGTTGACCTTGCGGGCGATGATGGCCCTGGCGACGATCGCGTTCTTCGCCTGCGCCTATCCGCTTTCCTTTTCCTGGTTTTTCGCCTGGCGCTTTCTGTCCGGCGTGGCGGGCGGCGCGCTGATGGTGTTGGCCGCACCCACGGTGCTGCCGCTGGTGCCCGCGGCCCGGCGTGGACTGGCCGGCGGCGTGATCTTCATGGGCGTGGGCGTGGGGGTGGCTGCTTCAGGGACCCTGGTGCCCTTGCTGCTGCGCGATAGCCTGCAGGAGACGTGGCTGGGCCTGGGCGTGCTGTCGCTGGTGGCGACGGCGGTCGCCTGGCAGGGCTGGCCTTCCGGCGCCACCGCGCCTGCCGAGGCCCGTCACCACGTCAGGCAACACCGTGCGCCGCGCGTCGTGTCCCTGCGCGCCTTGTACGTCGAGTACGCGCTGAACGCCGCCGGCTGGGTGCCGCACATGATTTTCCTGGTCGACTTCGTCGCCCGGGGCCTGGGGGAGGGCCTGCAGGTCGGCGCGCAATACTGGGTGTTGTTCGGCATCGGGGCCACCGTGGGGCCGGTCCTGGCCGGCGCCCTGGCGGACAGGATCGGATTCGGGCGCGCGCTGCGGCTGGCATTCACGCTGCAGGCCTTAGGTGTCGCGATACCCGCGCTGGGCCTGGGCGATGGCTGGCTGATGGCGTCCAGCATCATCGTCGGCGCCTTCGTGACGGGGACGGTACCGCTGGTGCTGGGCCGCGTCCATGAATTGCTGGCGCATCACCCCGCGCATCGCGATCCGGCCTGGCGCACGGCGACGGTGAGCTTTGCCCTGTTCCAGGCTGTGGCGGCCTATGCCTTGTCCTATGTGTTCAACCAGAGCGGCGGCAACTACATCCTGCTGTTCGTCATCGGCACGGCGTTCATGGTGCTCGCGCTGGCGATCGATCTCATCTGGGGCCGGCGAGGCTGA
- a CDS encoding LysR family transcriptional regulator, translating into MDTADLETLAAVARHGSMNKAASELHTVQSNVTARIRALEEELGVPLFQRHARGVTITPAGQRLLPFVARIARLLAEAESAARDDGEPGGALVLGGLETTTALRLSPLLIEFASTYPAVRLTLNTGTTAGLLRDVVECRLEGAFVSGPVNHPDVHQETIFTEELVLVSSPAVRSMKDLARIVELKTVVFGGGCSYRQRLNTLLASMGVVAAQPLEFGSLDAILGCVAAGVGVTLLPKGIVTSAFQAGRVAIHRLPPDQARAETLFVRRTDGYVSSALAAFLALARRYHRTPEKDRAPVPISTLAPRKRA; encoded by the coding sequence ATGGACACAGCCGACCTCGAAACCCTCGCCGCCGTCGCCCGGCACGGCAGCATGAACAAGGCGGCCAGCGAGCTGCACACGGTGCAATCCAACGTCACCGCCCGGATCCGCGCGCTCGAAGAAGAACTGGGCGTGCCCTTGTTCCAGCGCCATGCGCGCGGCGTCACCATCACGCCGGCCGGCCAGCGCCTGCTGCCCTTCGTCGCCCGCATCGCCAGGCTGCTGGCGGAAGCCGAATCCGCCGCCAGGGACGACGGTGAGCCCGGCGGCGCGCTCGTGCTGGGCGGCCTGGAAACGACCACTGCATTGCGTCTGTCGCCGCTATTGATCGAATTCGCCAGCACCTATCCCGCCGTGCGGCTTACCCTGAACACCGGCACGACCGCCGGCCTGCTCCGCGACGTCGTGGAATGCCGGCTCGAAGGCGCCTTCGTCAGCGGCCCGGTCAACCACCCGGACGTACACCAGGAAACCATTTTCACGGAAGAGCTGGTGCTGGTCAGCAGCCCCGCGGTGCGATCGATGAAGGACCTGGCCAGGATCGTCGAGCTCAAGACCGTGGTGTTCGGCGGCGGCTGTTCCTATCGCCAGCGCTTGAATACGCTGCTGGCCAGCATGGGCGTGGTCGCCGCGCAGCCGCTGGAGTTCGGCTCGCTGGACGCCATCCTCGGCTGCGTCGCCGCCGGCGTCGGCGTGACGCTATTGCCCAAGGGCATCGTCACGTCGGCCTTCCAGGCGGGACGCGTGGCGATACACCGCCTGCCGCCCGACCAGGCCCGGGCGGAAACCCTGTTCGTGCGCCGCACCGACGGCTATGTCTCCAGCGCCCTGGCGGCCTTCCTCGCGCTCGCGCGGCGCTATCACCGCACCCCGGAAAAGGACCGCGCGCCGGTGCCGATCTCGACCCTGGCGCCGCGCAAGCGCGCCTGA
- a CDS encoding LysR family transcriptional regulator, whose product MKVDLNDLNAFVAVARAGGFRDAARLNGGSASGLSEAVRRLEAQLGVRLLNRTTRSVAPTEAGTGLLDRLGPALTEMEAALDTVNGFRDRPAGTLRLNVPMSVSRLVLPAIVPAFLKEYPDILMDVVAEESFVDVLAAGCDAGIRYEERLEQDMIAVPIGPRVQRMAAAAAPAYLERHGRPRHPQDLMRHACLRGRFPSGTMPPWEFERDGETVRVEATGPLIVRIGGAVDLAVDAAVGGSGIVYLFEDWLRPHLESGALEPVLKPWWPRFSGPFLYYPGRRLMPAPLKAFVDFIKRPAFSGTK is encoded by the coding sequence TTGAAGGTCGACCTGAATGACTTGAATGCCTTCGTGGCGGTAGCGCGCGCCGGCGGCTTTCGCGATGCGGCACGTCTGAACGGCGGCAGTGCGTCGGGCCTGAGCGAAGCGGTGCGGCGCCTGGAAGCACAGCTGGGCGTGCGCCTGCTGAACCGTACGACCCGCAGCGTCGCGCCCACCGAAGCGGGCACCGGCTTGCTCGACCGCCTGGGCCCCGCGCTCACCGAGATGGAAGCCGCGCTGGACACTGTGAACGGCTTCCGCGACCGGCCGGCCGGCACCTTGCGGCTGAACGTCCCCATGAGCGTGTCGCGGCTGGTGCTGCCGGCGATCGTGCCGGCCTTCCTGAAGGAGTACCCCGACATCCTGATGGATGTGGTCGCGGAAGAAAGCTTCGTCGACGTGCTGGCCGCGGGCTGCGACGCCGGCATACGCTATGAAGAGCGCCTGGAGCAGGACATGATCGCCGTGCCCATCGGTCCGCGTGTGCAACGCATGGCGGCGGCCGCGGCGCCAGCCTACCTGGAACGCCATGGACGTCCACGGCATCCCCAGGACCTGATGCGGCATGCCTGCCTGCGCGGACGGTTTCCCAGCGGCACCATGCCGCCGTGGGAGTTCGAACGCGACGGCGAAACCGTGCGCGTGGAGGCGACCGGGCCGCTGATCGTGCGGATAGGCGGCGCCGTGGACCTGGCGGTGGATGCCGCCGTCGGCGGCAGCGGCATCGTCTACCTGTTCGAGGACTGGCTGCGGCCCCACCTGGAGTCGGGTGCGCTCGAACCTGTGCTGAAGCCATGGTGGCCGCGGTTTTCCGGGCCGTTCCTGTACTACCCGGGCAGGCGCCTGATGCCCGCCCCGCTGAAGGCCTTTGTCGATTTCATCAAGCGCCCGGCTTTTTCCGGAACGAAATAG
- a CDS encoding aldo/keto reductase family oxidoreductase, producing MSTLDQAGTYSLGQRTVKRLGYGAMQLAGPGVFGPPKDKAAALAVLRAAVDAGVDHIDTSDFYGPHITNQLIREALAPYPDDLVIVTKIGARRGDDASWLPAFSPSALTQAVHDNLRNLGRDVLDVVNLRVMFDTHGPAEGSIEEPLSTLAELQRQGLVRQIGLSNVTPTQIAQGRGICDIVCVQNLYNLAHRADDALIDDLARAGIAYVPFFPLGGFSPLQSSILSDVAERLDATPMQVALAWLLRRSPNILLIPGTSSVGHLRENLAAAQLRLPDDAMQALESVGASA from the coding sequence ATGTCCACCCTCGATCAAGCCGGCACCTACAGCCTGGGCCAACGCACCGTCAAACGCCTGGGATATGGCGCCATGCAGCTGGCCGGTCCCGGCGTGTTCGGGCCGCCCAAGGACAAGGCCGCGGCCCTGGCCGTGTTGCGCGCAGCGGTCGACGCCGGTGTCGACCACATCGACACCAGCGACTTCTACGGCCCGCACATCACCAACCAATTGATCCGCGAGGCACTGGCGCCCTACCCGGACGATCTGGTCATCGTCACCAAGATCGGCGCCCGGCGCGGCGATGATGCATCCTGGCTGCCGGCGTTTTCGCCGTCGGCGCTGACGCAGGCGGTCCACGACAACCTGCGCAACCTTGGCCGCGACGTCCTGGACGTGGTGAACCTGCGCGTGATGTTCGACACGCACGGCCCCGCGGAAGGGTCGATCGAGGAGCCGCTCTCCACGCTGGCGGAGCTGCAACGCCAGGGGCTGGTGCGCCAGATCGGGCTGAGCAACGTCACGCCCACGCAGATCGCGCAGGGGCGCGGCATCTGCGACATCGTGTGCGTGCAGAACCTGTACAACCTGGCCCACCGCGCGGACGATGCCTTGATCGACGACCTGGCCCGCGCGGGCATCGCCTATGTGCCCTTCTTCCCGCTGGGCGGCTTCAGCCCGCTGCAGTCGTCCATCCTGTCGGACGTCGCCGAACGGCTGGACGCCACCCCGATGCAGGTGGCGCTGGCCTGGCTGCTGCGCCGCTCGCCCAATATCCTGCTGATCCCGGGCACCTCGTCGGTGGGCCATCTGCGCGAAAACCTGGCTGCGGCGCAGCTGCGCTTGCCGGATGACGCGATGCAGGCGCTGGAAAGCGTGGGCGCGTCGGCCTGA
- a CDS encoding LysR family transcriptional regulator: MDWSDLRIFLAIAREGSLGAAARVLGQTQPTMGRRLKSLEQQVGHVLFQRTQHGFVPTDEGQALLAHAERMEAEALAAMRELSGAETQLSGLLRVSCSDWFGTLLLTPVIAEFSERHPGVTIELLTDPRLYSLPHREADCVMRILPFEDPDVVSKKLLRTQYALYGRAGQWRAAPGGGQGCRLVLMDTAFGNMPDVAWVTRLLPHATVAARSNSREAQARLCALGVGLAVLPRPLGDATPGIEPIDLGEPPPSRDTWLGYHRDMRRQPRLSRFVELVSDRLSDAGRRGARR; encoded by the coding sequence ATGGACTGGAGCGACTTGCGGATATTCCTGGCGATCGCGCGCGAGGGCAGCCTGGGGGCGGCCGCGCGGGTGCTCGGGCAGACCCAGCCGACGATGGGCCGCCGCCTGAAGTCCCTGGAGCAACAGGTGGGGCATGTGCTGTTCCAGCGCACGCAGCATGGCTTCGTGCCCACCGACGAAGGCCAGGCCTTGCTCGCGCATGCCGAAAGAATGGAAGCGGAAGCGTTGGCGGCCATGCGCGAACTTTCCGGCGCGGAGACCCAACTGTCGGGCCTGCTGCGGGTGTCCTGCTCGGACTGGTTCGGCACGCTGCTGCTGACGCCGGTGATCGCCGAGTTCAGCGAGCGGCATCCGGGCGTGACCATCGAACTGTTGACCGATCCGCGCTTGTACAGCCTGCCGCATCGCGAGGCGGACTGCGTCATGCGCATCCTGCCTTTCGAGGACCCGGACGTCGTCAGCAAGAAACTGCTGCGCACGCAGTACGCGTTATATGGCCGCGCGGGGCAATGGCGCGCGGCACCGGGGGGCGGGCAGGGATGCCGCCTGGTGTTGATGGATACGGCATTCGGCAACATGCCCGACGTGGCCTGGGTGACGCGCCTGCTGCCGCACGCGACCGTGGCCGCCCGCAGCAACAGCCGGGAGGCGCAGGCGCGCCTCTGCGCGCTGGGCGTCGGGCTGGCGGTGCTGCCGCGGCCGCTGGGCGACGCGACGCCAGGGATCGAGCCCATCGACCTGGGAGAACCCCCGCCGTCGCGCGATACCTGGTTGGGCTACCACCGCGATATGCGGCGCCAGCCGCGCCTGAGCCGCTTCGTCGAACTGGTCAGCGACAGGCTGTCGGATGCTGGGCGGCGCGGCGCGCGGCGTTGA
- a CDS encoding zinc-dependent alcohol dehydrogenase family protein — MTTPTMRALWVNAPDAPFEQKQTPLPNPGAGEVLVRIQASGVNPLDLKIRAGAAAHAQHPLPAILGMDLAGTVEKVGPGVSGFEPGDEVWAMAGGVAGVQGSMAEFAAVDARLLAHKPANLSMRQAAALPLAVITAWEGMVDIAAVQPGEKVLVIGAGGGVGHVAVQLARARGADVYGVDSARSADYLRSIGVTPIARDTPVDAYVREWTNNQGFDAVYDCVGALDAAFNAVHVHGRVTSSLGWGSYSLAPLSFRSARYAGVFTLRPLITGEGRDAHGRILREAAKLAEAGQLTPRMDEQRFTLDQAEAAHERVRGGGATGKVVIEVE; from the coding sequence ATGACCACCCCGACCATGCGGGCACTTTGGGTCAACGCGCCCGATGCGCCCTTCGAACAGAAGCAGACCCCCCTTCCCAACCCAGGCGCCGGCGAAGTACTGGTGCGCATCCAGGCCAGCGGCGTCAACCCGCTGGACCTGAAAATCCGCGCTGGCGCGGCCGCGCATGCGCAACATCCGCTGCCCGCGATACTCGGCATGGACCTCGCCGGCACCGTCGAAAAGGTCGGGCCCGGCGTGAGCGGATTCGAGCCCGGCGATGAGGTATGGGCCATGGCCGGCGGCGTCGCCGGCGTGCAGGGATCGATGGCGGAATTCGCCGCGGTCGACGCCCGGCTGCTTGCCCACAAGCCGGCGAATCTCTCCATGCGCCAGGCCGCCGCCCTGCCCCTGGCCGTCATCACGGCATGGGAAGGCATGGTCGATATCGCCGCCGTCCAGCCCGGCGAAAAAGTGCTGGTCATCGGCGCCGGTGGCGGCGTCGGCCACGTCGCCGTGCAACTGGCACGGGCGCGCGGCGCGGACGTCTATGGCGTGGACAGTGCCCGCTCGGCCGACTACCTGCGCTCGATCGGCGTCACGCCCATCGCGCGCGACACGCCGGTGGACGCCTACGTGCGGGAATGGACGAACAACCAGGGCTTCGACGCGGTGTATGACTGCGTGGGCGCGCTCGATGCGGCGTTCAACGCGGTGCACGTGCACGGACGGGTCACCAGTTCGCTGGGCTGGGGCAGCTATTCCCTGGCGCCCCTTTCGTTCCGGTCCGCCCGCTACGCCGGCGTCTTCACCCTGCGCCCCTTGATCACCGGCGAAGGCCGGGACGCGCACGGCCGCATCCTGCGCGAAGCCGCGAAACTGGCCGAAGCGGGCCAGCTGACGCCGCGCATGGACGAGCAGCGCTTTACTCTGGACCAGGCCGAGGCCGCGCACGAGCGCGTGCGCGGCGGCGGCGCGACCGGCAAGGTGGTGATCGAAGTGGAGTAG